TCCTTTGGGAAATGTTTGGAACATCTACCTCTTTTCATGCATGAACACTCTAAATGTTTCGTTCCACATGGTCCATGTATCATAAAATTGGATACTAATTCATACAATTCAGGTTCTTCATCCTTGTCTGGTATTTCAGCAGATATGACATTGTCTATTTCAGATGCAGTTGGGCCATTTGAGATTTTTCCAGTTTTATCGAGAAACAAACACATGTGGACATGTGGTAAACCACGCTTTTGAAATTCTATAACATAAAGTCCTGTTTAATTTAAGAAGTACAGAGATAGATATTATATGTTGGTTTTGaagaatatatttttaaataaaataaagggGAAAAATATAATGCTTTAATTGTACATACCTCCCAAAAGATAAGCGAATATTTTTTCATCTCTAATTTGATCATACAATGCATCTAGCTTTATCTTGAAAACCCGTGATATAATATCCGGTCTGTCTTCTGGCTTTTGGTTTAGAGGTGTTAGAACCCTCATTATTTCAGGACACTTAGGATTACATGTTAATGTAATAAAAAGATCTGGTGAGCCGTAAGCTCTAACAATAGCCATTGCATCCATATAATTAGCGTACATGTAACGTGCTCCACCTGTAAAACTTGAAGGAAGCATAATCCTATTGCCTAAAACTGAAACATCTTCATTTCCCGAATCTTGTGCTTCTAGCAAATTTGATATTTGTTCAATTCTAAAAGCCTTTTGATTGTTCCTTATGTAATTCAATCTTGTATTCTCAACCATTGTATACACATCAACGATGAATTGTTGTAACAGTGCTCGTGACATTAAAATCAAGGAAGTCTCACCAACTCTCATTTGTAAACGATATGCAAAAAATTCCCTTAACGTAAGTTTTGCATGACCAGTTATGTCGTCTATTTCGACACCTCTATGAAGTATATTAACTCTATATCCATCCTCAGCGTAAGGAAACAAAAGAGGATATTGAAGAGCTAAATACGAAGTATGCAATTCACTAATACGTCTCGATCCTTTTTTACGATGTTCTAATATAATGTCACGCTTGTCGTAAGTACCATCAATATCTCCAATAATTAAAGCTGCAACTTCGTTTGCTGTTGGTAGATTATAGGTTCGACCATTTGTATCTCTGCTACCAATGAGTTTAATGCGTATAGGTTCTTTATCATCCATGTCGAACCTATCTCTTGCCATGCGAAATTTTTTGACTAAAGTGTTGACATAATCAAGTAATCCATTCAATTGATGTACGGTTTGTGAATTTAATGCATATTGATTTGAAGATTTGTCTGTGTTGTTAGAGCTGTttagtaaaaaaaatttaatattaaaaattaaatattaataatctATTATAAGAATACAATAAAAAGACAATAATACGTATACCTGTATGCATTTATTCGTTTATGAACTTCATTTCTTGtgtcatatatatataattgacaGAATCTTGGATCTTGACCAGGTTCGGGTAATAAGCTACCTTACTAGGTGAAAATTCTGCCCTTGCATGCGAAATGCATAAGGTCCTTTTCCTTTGTTGATTGAGTGGTCTATTTTTCCTCCTATAGACGTGAAACTAAAAATCATATTATAACGCCTGATGTTCTCAATAAAGTTCTTACTTATGTCGGTAGCTCCACTGAATAGATCTAATAGTAGTTCTGGTGGATCAATAAAAGCAGGTAGCTTGACTTTGCCATTTAAACAACACAGAGAGTATACTTTTTTACTAAAACTTTGGTTGCCTCGCATTGCCTCAGATTTCCACAACCGTGCTTTACATGAAGTGCATATATATATTGGATCACCAATGTCTTTGTATTCTGTATTTGATCAAAAAAATGAAGATTGCATTGTAGATAGTATTTTATTATTGaagaattaattaatatttatttaaatttaaattaatagCCTCATAATCATCCATGTTTATGTTGCTATTATTATTCAAGTCCAAAGGTTACTTCTTCATCAGAAAACTTATACTTAGTGGGTCTTCCTCTGCACTTTTTGTTGGATGTTATGGTATTTGTAGAGCTTCCCTGCatttctttttttaatttttttgataagacaattaaataattaagttagtaatGAAATATTATTTAAGTTAACTTTAGTCTTATAAACGGAAAATAAAAAGTTAATGACATTATGTTACATACCATTTGTTTTCATAGTTGGTGCAACTTGTGAAATTTGTTCTGTCTTGATTGATTTGCTTTTTACTCCAGAACTTCCTAATGTAATATAAAAGTTTTCACCATAATCAAATAATTAATGTTGTTATTTTCAATACTGTTAGATATTTGAGAATGATTAATATGAACTAAAGTTACCTGATTTATTATCTTCACATTGTAATTCCAATTTGTTTGGCAAATCAATGTAATTTTCTGAAAGGTACTTTGGAGGCCTCCCACGTCTTTTACTTAGAGAAGTATTGTTGGTTGATTTCTCACTATCTGTATTGTTTATGTTTTTTGTGACATATATTTACTTCAAAAGGTAATACAATAATTGCATATTAAACATGAATATATAGTTATTAAAAGCTAACTGCTTCAAACATATATTTACTAACCATCCTTTCTTGTAGTCTTTGGTATGACAATTGGGATAACATCAGAGGGAGATACGTTGTATTTTGGTGGCCTGCCTCTTCGTTTCGTTTGAGTAGTAATGGTAGTATGACAATTTTCATCTGTTGTAGCTGTAGTTGTACCTTTAATTAAATAATAGGATAAAGAGCAAATATTCCGTATATAATTGATTAAAATAACTTAAAAAATCACTCTACACCTAATACCAACATTGTATTATAAACCAAGGTTATTTGGGATTTAGCATAGTCTGTATGTAAATCCATTGTTACTCAACCCACCTATTTAGCAACCATTAatagtaaaaaataaaataaaatatgcagATGTTACAAATAAGTTGAAAAGAATATCTGCAGAAGACTAAACAGCAATCAGAACAACTATTATATTGATGATATACACTCTTGAAATATAACACATTCAATAAGTCATATCACAAACACGTTGTGTGCTAAATCAATTTAAAGAAAGCGTTTGTTATCACTGATACTTTAACATTGAGGATCAAAATCAATCACAAGAAACATTAATAGAATAAAAACGTTGATTACATACCTATTGGGGTTTTTTTTTATCGACATCAACAGTAAgttgtattgtagtgacccgaactaatccatccggacggagtcttcaacagttggttccattgcgatgatcgactccaagtaaggtccttgacatgagctaatgcacagcggaagacttaattcgtacctgagaataacatgctttaaaaggtcaacataaagttggtgagatatataggtttgatgctagcagcgtaataactatggaccacaagatttcatatataaaatataatacactcgcaagtgtataaaatcattctgcttatgttgaggcctcagtaaccaaccttaacaataatataataagtcatcttcgcaaagatggatatgtacactcgcaagtgtataaataatgctcgaagtactaaacatccgcccactagttcttatgtctagtgcagcctactggatgggggtgttaaacccgatagatctatctttaggattcgcgcttacatgctattataacatataactaaattacctagcacatcaatccgcagaatatcatttttattcacttgtgtccataacgtaaatcatttataaaaacagtgcatgtattctcagcccaaaaatatttaaagtttaaaaggggactatatactcaccatactgtattttgtagtaaaaatacatataacatcacttaacatgtgcaaggttggtcttcgattcacgaacctatatcatttatatgtatattaacacatatagtggtaattggacaaatttagatattattatgaattgttattttattaacttgcatgttttattaataactaaataaactatatttatagagaaataatatagttttattaagtatatttttatataactaacttttattttaataataataacgatactagtAGAAAAAAAATgacattaataattttaataaaaatgatatctttaatgataaaatgataattttaataaataaataaaaataatacttttaataataatataaaaaaaataaacttattaataatgataatgaaaataataattttaataataatactaacaatatcaataataataataaccctaaataTTTATTCTTtggtagtagtaataatattaataacaatttacttaccatgattataacaataataataataagtgttaattaatgatactaataattattataattctaatacttaatgtcaataataataataataataataacaataataagaatttatattaatattaatagtaatagtttaatgaagaaactacctcaaaatgattttctaaaaagagttgccttggtccgggatcgaacccgagacctcatgtTCTCCTTACAGACCCTTAACCATCTGTTCTGTCCCTTCTTTCTGTTTTAAGAACCATTCGTTTTAAATATAACCGGTATAATACTATCATCATAATCATATGTATCTTTTACGTTCATCATTTTTTTCTCCTCATCTCTAATTGCGTTTTCACTCTTCAACATAAGGCAATCAGCAAAATAGTTCGGCCCAGCTAGGATATAGAATATGGTGGCCCAACTTCATAAACAAACACGGCCCAAGATGCCTACCTAGTAATTTACGGCCCAATTACAAGCTTAAAACCTTCGGTCCACTTATATAAACAAGTTTATGGCCAAATCTCACGGCTTATCTCAATAGAAATATCAGCAAGATATCTAGTACTAGCTGGAAATAATAGTTAAATATGATTGTGTGTGCCCCATTTCATTTTACAGCTCAATACTAGAAACAAACATAGTGATCCAACAAATTATTCCAATTCCAACATGGTTTAGTTTAAATCGAACAAGGATAAGTGGGTGGGGTCAGGTTTATATTTTGTGAAGTCATAATACATTAGCAATAGTCGATCAAAATAAAAGTGATCTTTCATCACAACGTAAACAGTCCCACCATTGTGACCCCTCCTCTTTAACCTATTTGATAGTTTATCTAAAATAACCAACTGAAACTGAAATCGTTTGCAGCCATAGCAGTTTTGTCGATGGGTTTTGCATTGTGGTGTCAGTTCTTGAGGTGACAAGAGTAGTTATAATCGAAAAGGAAACAGAAACTCTAGTCGAGCTGCTGTAGCAACGAAAAGAAAAATCAATCGTAGTAGGTTAGTAGTTCAAGTGTGTTTGGTTTTGGTGATTAGAGAATAGAAGCTGGAATCTAGCTCCTACAGTAGCAAGTTATATGGGTTCGACGGTTTGGTGATTTCATGGTAGTTGTCGTGTCTTTCATGGGTAATGGAGGTGGTTGCAAGAAGTGGCGTTCGTTTGATCAAAAGAAGAGACAGAAAACGATATCCAGCAGCAACAATAGATAATGAAAAGATGAGGTGAATTTGTATAGGGTTTTGCGTTTTTAAATAGAAAGAAGGATTAAAAGTAAATGGGTTTACAACGAACCAAGAGGCAGGAAATTAGTAACAACGAATGAGTGTTCTTGGTGATCGAAGTGGGTTTTTCGTTGGTGGTGTTTGGGTTACAACACAGAAAAACAATTTACAGTAACGAAAGGAAATAGAAGCATGGCAGTTCACATGTGGTTTCTAATGGGGTCTTCATGGGTTTGGTTTTGGGAAGCTTGAtcgaaaacagaaaacagaagatCAAGCAAGTTTTGGGGGTGAGGTGGGTGAGTTACGGTGGTTCTCGAATGGTGGTGATAGGGTGGTTGTAGATGAAGAAGATAGGTAGCCGGAGAGAGTATTATAGAGAATAAGAAAGATGGAgctcaaagaatgatgatgaaagtGAAGGTTGTAATGTTTGATGATTAGGAAGTTGTCGATACTCAAAGAGAAGAAGAAGGAAACTAGAGTTTTATATTGCAATGTTTCAATCTTTCACAAATCCATATTTATATAGACATAACATATAAAATACATATTATAGATAATAGATTAGGTATAGTGGAAACAAAAGACAAGTATTAAATATCTCATGAAATCATATGAATTTCAAAAGTAATACAGTAGTATATATCCTAATTCAACTTCACGGGTTGTTTacagaaatatatattaatataatataatatatcttatAACAAATAAGAATCCAAAGGGAAACCGTACGAAATAGTGAAGCCATCAGAGAATTGAATTATTGTGCCAACAGTTTTTACGGTGTGTGTGTCGTGCATtatttgaaattagtggcggataaaggtCTTCGGAGAATTTccaaaaattttaatttaagtatcttttatttaattaggtcactatggtataaaatttggtcattaataaaaaaaatacattaatcattttataatttaattcatatattatatcatactaaatttcaaaatattatataaatttatatatttaagtatataaaTGTACCTATTTatgcaatagttcgtgaatcgtcaggcttggtcaaaaggtaactgattatccgaatatagatttcagactttctagactcaacattagggtttttgcttatcgtgtcggaaacatatagagattagagtttaaatttggtcggaaatttccgggtcgttacatgtatATTGTTATTTATCGAATGCTTTTTATTATCATTTCAGCCCATTACAATTCAAACCAAGAAGTTTTACTTCTTTGGACTGTTGCAGTTGATATGGAAGCAGATCCAATTGAGTTGAAAGtgttagattatggagacatttatacaaaacgagaaaaaaaaggaaaaaaaaactgttccaacacttgcacggattttgcagatttcgggaagcgtgaagcagtcaaatgcggcgcatcttgacATGGATGAGGCTCATTCATCGAGCAAAATAGTCCGAGGGTAAttgatgcggagcattgagctgatatggcgcatcaggggtcaaatgcggcgcatcaccatctcgatgcggcgcatcgagtgctggtacatgaatctggaacgtgaaaaacaagtgatgcggcgcatcacacatcagatgcggcgcatctggtgtctggcagcaagttggcaagttgcaacctttacatccgagcatgctttggcctcctttcactttaggtgcaaagttaatcactttacacctaaaattagggctgtgatcatgccattacaaggtggaaagcatggctagttggtaaacaagatgattacttgtcatgatgaagattcctagctagttgtcatggtgttcttgttttctcctatatatagaactcattgtatgcaattgtaacataccaaatacagattctcagtaataaacactctctagttggtccgtggactaaagcaatcacaccgattgcatataaccatgttatatcttgtgtcgttcttacatttacgcatttattatctttcgttcattaagtgggtttgagtgatcttgatagaatcactactcggctagtagtcttgtagaattactagcgttgtttgggtcctaatatcctaacaactggtatctagagcacaaggtttcgttaagggaacgatggcggaagatgggaagtttagaatcgatcgattcgatgggagagactttggcttttggaagatgcaaattgaagattacttgtatcaaaagaagctacaccaacccttgttagagaccaagcccgaaagcatggacgatgccgattggatgcttttggatcgtcaagctttgggtgctattcgtctttcacttgctaagaacgttgcatacaacgttgtgaatgagaagacgacgtttgcttgcttgaaagcactctctaacatgtatgagaaacctacagctgaaaataaggtatttctcatgcgtcaattgtttaatactaagatgaaggaaggtacgagtgcaatggatcatatcaatgaatttaataatatcgtttcaagacttgaatcggtagagattaagtttgatgatgaactaaaagcacttatcttgctttcatcattaccggaaagttggtcgggtacggttaccgcggttagtagctctacgggaactactaagctagcgtttgaagctataagggatttgattcttggtgaagatactcgtagaagaaactcgggagaatcgacatccggttctttgttaagtaccgacaaccgtggtagaaaatttgaacgcggtgagaagaagggtaggaagaagtctaagaagaggcatccatcgaaagatagaagtgaagttacttgttggggttgcaatcaaaaagggcactttcaaaggaattgcaaaaatggttccacgaaaggtgtaaacttggccgaaggggaaagtgatgatgcacttttgtgtagtgttgaaaattctatggagtcttggatcttggattcgggagcttcgtttcatgctactcatatcaaaagcatgatgaagaattttcgttcataccaaggcaaggtgagattggcggacaacaagcaactcaatatagagggcattggagatgttgttttgaagactactcttggttctaattggactttgaagaacgtaaggtacattcctaaattgaaaaggaaacttatttcagttggtcaattagatgatgaaggtaacgcggttacttttgaaaaccgccaatggaaggtggttaagggtagtagtattgtggctcgtggacataaaaggggaacactttatatggttgaagtgtttgatgaagacacggtggttgctacggttaatgttgagtccgaatcaactctatggcaccgaagactcgggcatatgagtgagaagggtatgaagatgcttgtttcgagtgggagaattccggatttgaagaaggtagaacttgggttttgcgaaccatgtgtttatgggaagcaaaagaaggtgacttttgggaaatcagggaatgcacctaagttggagaaattggagctcgttcatacggatgtgtttggtccaactaatgtagaatcacatggaggttctcgttattatgtcaccttcattgacgactccactcgaaaggtatgggtttattttcttaaagctaaatccgatgtatttaatacttttgtgaagtggaaagctatggtagaaaatgaaacAAACTTGAAAGTCAagagcttgaagtcggataatggaggggaatatggtagtcttgagtttaaagaccattgtgcaaagctcggtattagaatgttgaaaacggtaccggagacaccgcaacacaatggggtcgccgaacgtatgaatcgtacgttaaatgaaagggctaagagtatgagactacatgccggtttgcctaaaatgttttgggcggatgcggttaacacggcggcttatttaataaataggggaccctcaacaccgttgggtttccgaatttccgaggaagaatggcaaggcaagaaggtgagttatggtcaccttaggatctttgggtgtaatgcatatgtgaagaccaaagatgcggataaagacaagcttgaagctaagtcaaagaagtgtattttcataggctacgggtcggatgaaatgggctatcgttgttgggacaacgaagctagaaaagtaattcgttcgcgaaatgttacttttgatgaagattcggtctatggcaaaccggaaacggggagtcctaaaccgagtcaagttacttttgacgatgtttctattgatgatcttgcaggttctagtgggagtttgggaaacaatgaattgccgaatgacggtgaggtgtcgggaaatgctaatgatggggatgattcggaaagcggtgatgattccgaacatagtgcgagttctagtgatgaggaggttacaaatgaaaccggtccaaccattccagttaatcctacactaagacgctcgactagagtgcccaaacctaatcctaggtattctctgtagcgacccgacaaaatcgtcattgacggcgccgtctacttaggtcccgttacgtggtcataagtccttaagatgacgtttgaccaaaaatatgtcgcattcatttcaaatgtaaaggacgtttcaagtttacaaaagtagttcaacgactagttacattacaatgtttaacgtacaattgaaacctatgcgacacaatttaaaagcaagtcaaaggggctccaaatatgcatgtatactcgacatccaagcaagtatcaaaaagagtgcggaagcatgtatcatatagcattcagggacctgagaaaacatagagaatctgtcaacgaaaacgttggtgaaatcataggtttagtaaatgagtatgtaagtaaaataagttgaaccacaagttatagtataagtcgattttccgaatcgtttgaattccataagtattgttgtttaccgagcacccaattatcaaagcttaaccgtatcatttacctcagcataaaagtgttagaacatactgaaaggacccgttcatatatattataaatgattcacaatagttgattacattgcgaggtatttgacctctatatgatacattttacaaacattgcattcgtttttaaaagacaatctttctttacatcaaaaattgacagacatgcataccatttcataatatccactatccaactataaattgatttaataataatctttgatgaactcaatgactcgaatgcaacgttcttcgaaatatgctatgaaagactccaagtaatatctttaaaatgagcaaatgcaaagcggaagatttctttaacacctgagaataaacatgctttaaagtgtcaaccaaaaggttggtgagttcattagtttatcataatcatttatttccatcattttaatagaccacaagaatttcatttccagttctcataaatatacgtcccatgcatagagacaaaaaataatcattcatatggtgaacacctggtaaccgacattaactagatacatataagaatatcccctatcattccgggatcctccttcggacatgatataatttcgaagtactaaagcatccggtactttggatggggtttgttaggcccaatagatctatctttaggattcgcgtcaattaggatgtctgttccctaattcttagattaccagactttaataaaaaggggcatattcaattttgataattcaaccatagaatgtagtttcaattacttgtgtctatttcgtcaaacatttataaaagcgcatgtattctcagtcccaaaaatataaagggtaaaaaggcaaatgaaactcaccatactgtatttcgtagtaaaaatacatataacgtcattgaacaagtgcaaggttggcctcgaattcacgaacctaaattaattatatatatttatgtgttggtcaatatttgtctaacaaattaggtcaagtcatagtgtaccacaatcctaatgctcgagactaatatgcaaaagtcaacaaaagtaaatttgactcaaaataatttccaaaaatttatacatgattaatatatagtttaaatatcgtcgttttatatttttaaatatttttaaaagatttattaga
This genomic stretch from Rutidosis leptorrhynchoides isolate AG116_Rl617_1_P2 chromosome 11, CSIRO_AGI_Rlap_v1, whole genome shotgun sequence harbors:
- the LOC139876672 gene encoding uncharacterized protein isoform X2, which encodes MARDRFDMDDKEPIRIKLIGSRDTNGRTYNLPTANEVAALIIGDIDGTYDKRDIILEHRKKGSRRISELHTSYLALQYPLLFPYAEDGYRVNILHRGVEIDDITGHAKLTLREFFAYRLQMRVGETSLILMSRALLQQFIVDVYTMVENTRLNYIRNNQKAFRIEQISNLLEAQDSGNEDVSVLGNRIMLPSSFTGGARYMYANYMDAMAIVRAYGSPDLFITLTCNPKCPEIMRVLTPLNQKPEDRPDIISRVFKIKLDALYDQIRDEKIFAYLLGGLYVIEFQKRGLPHVHMCLFLDKTGKISNGPTASEIDNVISAEIPDKDEEPELYELVSNFMIHGPCGTKHLECSCMKRGRCSKHFPKDFTNETHFDVDGFPLYKRRDDGKFIMKKGEKLDNRNVVGYNKSLLKQYQAHMNIEWCNQVGSIKYLFKYMNKCPDRISIHIQGASQFIEWMKCNQIDHEARQYTYVKFPRHYVWKAELRKWTKRIMLNKIKGATSYEDLRTVDGTTYNTFKEVCYAMGLLDDDK
- the LOC139876672 gene encoding uncharacterized protein isoform X1; the protein is MARDRFDMDDKEPIRIKLIGSRDTNGRTYNLPTANEVAALIIGDIDGTYDKRDIILEHRKKGSRRISELHTSYLALQYPLLFPYAEDGYRVNILHRGVEIDDITGHAKLTLREFFAYRLQMRVGETSLILMSRALLQQFIVDVYTMVENTRLNYIRNNQKAFRIEQISNLLEAQDSGNEDVSVLGNRIMLPSSFTGGARYMYANYMDAMAIVRAYGSPDLFITLTCNPKCPEIMRVLTPLNQKPEDRPDIISRVFKIKLDALYDQIRDEKIFAYLLGGLYVIEFQKRGLPHVHMCLFLDKTGKISNGPTASEIDNVISAEIPDKDEEPELYELVSNFMIHGPCGTKHLECSCMKRGRCSKHFPKDFTNETHFDVDGFPLYKRRDDGKFIMKKGEKLDNRNVVGYNKSLLKQYQAHMNIEWCNQVGSIKYLFKYMNKCPDRISIHIQGASQFIEWMKCNQIDHEARQYTYVKFPRHYVWKAELRKWTKRLGRKTVARVHFVHPKADEAYYLRIMLNKIKGATSYEDLRTVDGTTYNTFKEVCYAMGLLDDDK
- the LOC139876672 gene encoding uncharacterized protein isoform X4; translated protein: MARDRFDMDDKEPIRIKLIGSRDTNGRTYNLPTANEVAALIIGDIDGTYDKRDIILEHRKKGSRRISELHTSYLALQYPLLFPYAEDGYRVNILHRGVEIDDITGHAKLTLREFFAYRLQMRVGETSLILMSRALLQQFIVDVYTMVENTRLNYIRNNQKAFRIEQISNLLEAQDSGNEDVSVLGNRIMLPSSFTGGARYMYANYMDAMAIVRAYGSPDLFITLTCNPKCPEIMRVLTPLNQKPEDRPDIISRVFKIKLDALYDQIRDEKIFAYLLGGLYVIEFQKRGLPHVHMCLFLDKTGKISNGPTASEIDNVISAEIPDKDEEPELYELVSNFMIHGPCGTKHLECSCMKRGRCSKHFPKDFTNETHFDVDGFPLYKRRDDGKFIMKKGEKLDNRNVVGYNKSLLKQYQAHMNIEWCNQVGSIKYLFKYMNKCPDRISIHIQAFCRCISIH
- the LOC139876672 gene encoding uncharacterized protein isoform X3, encoding MARDRFDMDDKEPIRIKLIGSRDTNGRTYNLPTANEVAALIIGDIDGTYDKRDIILEHRKKGSRRISELHTSYLALQYPLLFPYAEDGYRVNILHRGVEIDDITGHAKLTLREFFAYRLQMRVGETSLILMSRALLQQFIVDVYTMVENTRLNYIRNNQKAFRIEQISNLLEAQDSGNEDVSVLGNRIMLPSSFTGGARYMYANYMDAMAIVRAYGSPDLFITLTCNPKCPEIMRVLTPLNQKPEDRPDIISRVFKIKLDALYDQIRDEKIFAYLLGDKDEEPELYELVSNFMIHGPCGTKHLECSCMKRGRCSKHFPKDFTNETHFDVDGFPLYKRRDDGKFIMKKGEKLDNRNVVGYNKSLLKQYQAHMNIEWCNQVGSIKYLFKYMNKCPDRISIHIQGASQFIEWMKCNQIDHEARQYTYVKFPRHYVWKAELRKWTKRLGRKTVARVHFVHPKADEAYYLRIMLNKIKGATSYEDLRTVDGTTYNTFKEVCYAMGLLDDDK